A single window of Polaribacter sp. SA4-10 DNA harbors:
- a CDS encoding asparaginase, with translation MTNKPNILLIYTGGTIGMVKDYKTNALIAFDFSQIVEKIPELQQLNCQIESISFDEAIDSSNMNTAYYLEIVEIIEENYTRFDGFVILTGSDTMSYTSSAISFMLENLQKPIIFTGSQLPIGDLRTDAKENLITSIEIASATRNGKPIISEVCLYFEYKLYRANRTTKISSEQFEAFTSMNFPPLAESGVHLNFNEHLVHQIEGGEKKIIVRKNLVNEIVILKLFPGISKVVVESILNISNLRGVVLETYGSGNAPNSKNFIELLRNAINKGIKIVNVTQCKSGSVMMGHYDTSLLLKEIGVVNGKDITTESAVAKLMYLLNENLSIVEFKHFFEKSLRGELTDKYHF, from the coding sequence ATGACAAATAAACCTAACATATTACTTATTTATACAGGAGGGACTATTGGTATGGTTAAAGATTATAAGACAAATGCATTAATAGCATTTGATTTTAGTCAGATCGTAGAGAAAATTCCAGAACTACAGCAGTTAAACTGTCAAATAGAAAGTATCTCTTTTGACGAAGCTATAGATTCTTCTAATATGAATACAGCATATTATCTAGAAATTGTAGAAATAATTGAAGAAAACTATACTCGTTTTGATGGTTTTGTGATTTTAACAGGTTCAGACACCATGTCTTATACATCTTCTGCTATTAGTTTCATGTTAGAAAACTTGCAAAAACCTATCATTTTTACGGGATCTCAATTACCAATTGGAGACTTAAGAACAGATGCAAAAGAAAATTTAATTACTTCTATAGAAATTGCAAGCGCAACAAGAAACGGCAAGCCAATTATTTCTGAAGTATGCTTATATTTTGAGTATAAATTATATAGAGCCAATAGAACTACCAAAATAAGTTCAGAACAGTTTGAAGCATTTACTTCTATGAATTTTCCTCCACTTGCGGAAAGTGGAGTTCATTTAAATTTTAATGAGCATTTAGTTCATCAAATAGAAGGTGGAGAAAAAAAAATAATTGTTAGAAAGAACCTAGTTAATGAAATAGTTATTTTAAAACTATTTCCAGGAATTTCAAAGGTAGTTGTTGAAAGTATTTTAAATATTTCAAATTTAAGAGGAGTTGTTTTAGAAACGTATGGATCTGGTAATGCACCAAATTCAAAAAACTTTATCGAATTGTTAAGAAATGCAATTAATAAAGGAATTAAAATTGTGAACGTTACGCAATGCAAAAGTGGTAGTGTTATGATGGGGCATTATGATACAAGTCTGTTGCTAAAAGAGATAGGGGTTGTTAATGGAAAGGATATTACTACAGAATCTGCTGTTGCTAAGTTAATGTACTTATTAAATGAAAATTTATCAATTGTTGAGTTTAAACATTTTTTTGAAAAATCATTAAGAGGTGAATTAACTGATAAATATCATTTTTAA
- a CDS encoding MotA/TolQ/ExbB proton channel family protein produces the protein MKKVVNVLSVTGFMFFGAIQSTFAQEAAEESRTFHQELKLRFIEGDPGFMGIVLVALILGLAIAIERIIYLNMATTNTKKLVASVDDALSSGGIEAAKEVCRNSKGPVASIFYQGLDRVDEGVDAAEKAVVSYGGVQMGLLEKNVSWLSLFIALAPMLGFMGTVIGMIDAFDRIAVANDISPAVVAGGIKIALLTTVFGLIVAIILQIFYNYIVSKIDSIVNNMEDSSIQLIDLLVKYKK, from the coding sequence ATGAAAAAAGTAGTAAATGTCCTATCTGTAACAGGATTTATGTTTTTTGGAGCTATTCAATCAACTTTCGCACAAGAAGCAGCTGAAGAATCAAGAACTTTCCACCAAGAATTAAAACTTCGTTTTATTGAAGGTGACCCAGGATTCATGGGAATTGTATTAGTAGCCTTAATATTAGGTTTAGCTATCGCAATTGAAAGAATTATTTATTTAAACATGGCAACAACGAATACTAAGAAATTAGTAGCAAGTGTAGATGATGCTTTAAGTTCTGGTGGTATAGAAGCTGCAAAAGAAGTTTGTAGAAATTCTAAAGGACCAGTAGCATCTATCTTTTACCAAGGTTTAGATAGAGTAGACGAAGGAGTAGATGCAGCTGAAAAAGCAGTAGTCTCTTATGGAGGAGTTCAAATGGGACTTTTAGAGAAAAATGTATCATGGTTATCTTTATTTATCGCATTAGCACCAATGCTTGGTTTCATGGGAACTGTAATTGGTATGATTGATGCTTTCGATAGAATTGCAGTAGCAAATGATATTTCTCCAGCTGTAGTTGCAGGTGGTATTAAAATTGCATTATTAACAACAGTATTTGGTTTAATAGTTGCAATTATCTTACAAATCTTTTATAATTATATCGTTTCTAAAATTGATAGTATTGTCAACAATATGGAAGACTCATCTATTCAATTAATCGATTTATTAGTAAAATATAAAAAATAA
- a CDS encoding biopolymer transporter ExbD — protein sequence MARRENPEINAGSMADIAFLLLIFFLVTTTMNVDSGVSKKLSEKPPADYVPPVIKEKNIFEVNINRNNELLVEGERLDVKNLKDAAIAFIDNGGGDGKVENGVATGPCTYCKGERSESSSDHPNKAIISVQSDRLTEYGTYIIVQNELLRAYGDLRNRLCLEKYRVPFSELEEAYKDDKNNEALKKKVEDIKTSYPQIISDAEPTN from the coding sequence ATGGCAAGAAGAGAGAATCCAGAAATTAATGCAGGTTCTATGGCAGATATTGCCTTCTTGTTATTGATCTTTTTCTTAGTAACTACTACAATGAATGTGGATTCAGGAGTTTCAAAAAAACTATCTGAAAAACCACCTGCAGATTATGTACCGCCAGTTATTAAAGAAAAAAACATCTTTGAAGTTAATATTAACAGAAATAATGAGCTTTTAGTTGAAGGCGAAAGATTGGATGTTAAAAATTTAAAAGATGCTGCTATTGCTTTTATAGATAATGGTGGAGGTGATGGTAAAGTTGAAAACGGAGTAGCTACAGGACCTTGTACGTATTGTAAAGGGGAAAGAAGTGAATCTTCTTCAGACCATCCAAACAAAGCTATTATTTCTGTACAAAGTGATAGATTAACAGAATATGGTACTTATATTATAGTACAAAATGAATTGTTAAGAGCTTATGGAGACTTAAGAAATAGACTATGTTTAGAAAAATATAGAGTTCCTTTTTCTGAGCTAGAAGAAGCTTATAAAGATGACAAGAACAATGAAGCTTTAAAGAAAAAAGTTGAAGATATCAAAACTAGTTATCCTCAAATTATTTCTGATGCAGAGCCAACAAATTAA